The Cupriavidus nantongensis genome has a segment encoding these proteins:
- a CDS encoding NAD-dependent succinate-semialdehyde dehydrogenase has product METETRQMQLKDNALFRQQALIGAEWTDAPDAATVAVTDPATGDLVGTVPLMCEAGAVAAIEAANAALPGWKARTAKERAALLRKWFDLIIAHEDDLAAIMTREQGKPLAEARGEVRYAASFIEWFGEEAKRLYGDVIPSPAADKRLVVVREPIGVCAAITPWNFPAAMIARKAAPALAAGCTMVVKPANETPFSALALAELALRAGIPAGVLNVVTGDAAAIGSQFTGHPLVRKLSFTGSTPVGRLLMQQCAGTVKKVSLELGGNAPFIVFEDADIDAAVEGAIQAKYRNAGQTCVCVNRLYIHDAVYDQFVERYVKKVAGLRVGNGFTAGSEIGPLITDKAVAKVGELVADAVRKGARIAIGGGVHEAGAQFFAPTVLADVKPGMRVLDEEIFGPVSPIVRFSSEADVVRMANDTIYGLAAYFFSRDIGRVWRVAEQLEYGIVGINTGLFSNEVAPFGGVKQSGLGREGSKYGIEDYLEMKYLCMAL; this is encoded by the coding sequence ATCGAAACGGAGACCAGACAAATGCAACTGAAGGACAACGCCCTGTTCCGCCAGCAGGCCCTGATCGGCGCCGAATGGACCGACGCCCCCGACGCCGCCACCGTGGCCGTGACCGACCCCGCCACCGGCGACCTGGTCGGCACCGTGCCGCTGATGTGCGAGGCCGGCGCCGTGGCCGCGATCGAGGCCGCCAACGCCGCCCTGCCCGGCTGGAAGGCCCGCACCGCCAAGGAGCGCGCCGCGCTGCTGCGCAAGTGGTTCGACCTGATCATTGCGCACGAGGACGACCTCGCCGCCATCATGACGCGCGAGCAGGGCAAGCCGCTGGCCGAAGCGCGCGGCGAGGTGCGCTACGCCGCCTCGTTCATCGAGTGGTTCGGCGAGGAAGCCAAGCGCCTCTACGGCGACGTGATTCCCTCCCCCGCCGCCGACAAGCGCCTGGTGGTGGTGCGCGAGCCGATCGGCGTCTGCGCCGCGATCACGCCGTGGAACTTCCCGGCGGCGATGATCGCGCGCAAGGCCGCGCCCGCGCTGGCGGCCGGCTGCACCATGGTGGTCAAGCCCGCCAACGAGACCCCGTTCAGCGCGCTGGCGCTGGCCGAGCTGGCGCTGCGCGCCGGCATCCCCGCGGGCGTGCTGAACGTCGTCACCGGCGACGCGGCGGCGATCGGCAGCCAGTTCACCGGCCACCCGCTGGTGCGCAAGCTGTCGTTCACCGGCTCCACGCCGGTCGGCCGCCTGCTGATGCAGCAGTGCGCGGGCACGGTCAAGAAGGTGTCGCTGGAGCTGGGCGGCAATGCCCCCTTCATCGTGTTCGAGGACGCCGACATCGACGCGGCCGTCGAAGGCGCGATCCAGGCCAAGTACCGCAACGCCGGCCAGACCTGCGTCTGCGTCAACCGCCTCTATATCCACGATGCCGTCTACGACCAGTTCGTCGAGCGCTACGTGAAGAAGGTGGCCGGGCTGCGCGTCGGCAACGGCTTCACCGCCGGCAGCGAGATCGGTCCGCTGATCACCGACAAGGCGGTCGCCAAGGTCGGCGAGCTGGTGGCCGATGCCGTCCGCAAGGGCGCGCGCATCGCCATCGGCGGCGGCGTGCACGAGGCCGGTGCGCAGTTCTTCGCGCCGACGGTGCTGGCCGACGTCAAACCCGGCATGCGCGTGCTGGACGAAGAGATCTTCGGTCCGGTCTCGCCCATCGTCCGCTTCTCCTCCGAAGCCGACGTGGTGCGCATGGCCAACGACACCATCTACGGCCTCGCCGCCTACTTCTTCAGCCGCGATATCGGCCGGGTCTGGCGCGTGGCCGAGCAGCTCGAGTACGGCATCGTCGGCATCAACACCGGCCTGTTCTCGAACGAGGTGGCGCCGTTCGGCGGCGTGAAGCAGTCGGGCCTGGGCCGCGAGGGCTCGAAGTACGGCATCGAGGACTACCTCGAGATGAAATACCTCTGCATGGCGCTGTAA
- a CDS encoding BCCT family transporter, producing MKTPTPRLDGFLTACTLTAVLVTVIAMVRWPTEAAATATLLFEWSTRSFGSLVQIFVFGCVIACLALAFSKYGNVRLGEGKPEYSTLSWVFMFICAGMGSSTMYWGVMEWVYYYQSPGLNVPTGTREALEHSISYSFFHWGLSAWAVYALPSLAMAYHFHVRKNKGLNLASIVEAITGFRATGPVGRLVDLIFLLTMFGALTVSIALTASTFTRGLSGLFGVPDTFVTQLVVIVGVSVLFSASAYVGIDGGMQRLSHMVCWGALLLAAVVFAIGPTLFAGNNIVNGLGLMLQNYVHMSLFTDPTGDGAFSRGWTVFYWLWWVSYSPGVAMFVARVSKGRKIKEVIYALLLGGSVGCWFFFGALESYSMHQFITGAIDVPRILKEHGGEAAVEMLLSALPAGKVFLAVYLAIMIVFLAAHVDAVAYAVAATTTRNLKEGQDPSPTSRVFWCVMLTLVPLAMLFIKASLETMKTAVVLTAIPFLVILGIKLFGLFRWLMQDYADTPAHLIETARPEADSVTVTTEREAAIAKA from the coding sequence TTGAAAACTCCCACGCCCCGCCTCGACGGCTTCCTGACCGCCTGCACGCTCACCGCCGTGCTGGTCACCGTCATCGCCATGGTCCGCTGGCCCACCGAAGCGGCCGCCACCGCGACCCTGCTGTTCGAATGGTCCACGCGCTCGTTCGGCTCGCTGGTCCAGATTTTTGTCTTCGGCTGCGTCATTGCCTGCCTGGCGCTGGCCTTCAGCAAGTACGGCAACGTGCGGCTGGGCGAAGGCAAGCCCGAGTACTCCACGCTGTCCTGGGTGTTCATGTTCATCTGCGCCGGCATGGGCTCGTCGACCATGTACTGGGGCGTGATGGAGTGGGTCTACTACTACCAGTCGCCCGGCCTGAACGTGCCCACCGGCACGCGCGAGGCGCTGGAGCATTCCATCAGCTACTCGTTCTTCCACTGGGGCCTGAGCGCGTGGGCGGTGTACGCGCTGCCGTCGCTGGCGATGGCGTACCACTTCCATGTGCGCAAGAACAAGGGGCTGAACCTGGCCTCCATCGTCGAAGCCATCACGGGCTTCCGCGCCACCGGGCCGGTGGGCCGGCTGGTGGACCTGATCTTCCTGCTGACGATGTTCGGGGCGCTGACGGTCTCGATCGCGCTGACCGCGTCGACCTTCACGCGCGGGCTGTCGGGGCTGTTCGGGGTGCCGGATACCTTCGTCACGCAGCTGGTCGTGATCGTCGGCGTGTCAGTGCTGTTCTCGGCGAGCGCCTATGTCGGCATCGACGGCGGCATGCAGCGCCTGAGCCATATGGTGTGCTGGGGCGCGCTGCTGCTGGCCGCGGTGGTGTTCGCGATCGGCCCGACCCTGTTTGCCGGCAATAACATCGTCAACGGCCTGGGCCTGATGCTGCAGAACTACGTGCACATGAGCCTGTTCACCGATCCCACCGGCGACGGCGCCTTCAGCCGCGGCTGGACCGTGTTCTACTGGCTGTGGTGGGTGTCGTACTCGCCGGGCGTGGCGATGTTCGTGGCGCGCGTGTCCAAGGGCCGCAAGATCAAGGAAGTCATCTACGCCCTGCTGCTGGGCGGCAGCGTCGGATGCTGGTTCTTCTTCGGCGCGCTGGAAAGCTACAGCATGCACCAGTTCATCACCGGCGCCATCGACGTGCCGCGCATCCTGAAGGAGCATGGCGGCGAGGCCGCGGTGGAAATGCTGCTGAGCGCGCTGCCGGCCGGCAAGGTGTTCCTGGCGGTGTACCTGGCGATCATGATCGTGTTCCTGGCCGCCCACGTGGACGCCGTGGCCTACGCCGTGGCCGCCACCACCACGCGCAACCTGAAGGAAGGACAGGACCCGTCGCCGACCAGCCGCGTGTTCTGGTGCGTGATGCTGACGCTGGTGCCGCTGGCCATGCTGTTCATCAAGGCTTCGCTGGAGACCATGAAGACCGCCGTGGTGCTGACCGCGATCCCGTTCCTGGTGATCCTCGGGATCAAGCTGTTCGGCCTGTTCCGCTGGCTGATGCAGGACTATGCCGACACCCCGGCCCACCTGATCGAGACCGCCCGGCCCGAAGCCGACAGCGTGACCGTGACCACCGAACGCGAAGCCGCCATCGCCAAGGCCTGA
- a CDS encoding tartrate dehydrogenase has translation MTTPALTTPFPSPFRIAAIAGDGIGNEVLPEGLRVVEAAARKFNLPIEVRHFEWANCDYYLRHGKMMPDDWKQQLDGFDAIYFGAVGWPDKVPDHISLWGSLLRFRREFDQYVNLRPVRLLPGVPCPLAGKKPGDIDFYVVRENTEGEYSPVGGRMYEGTAREIVMQQSIFSRHGTDRILKYAFELAQSRPRRKLTSATKSNGIAVSMPWWDERTAAMGAQYPEVQWDSQHIDILCARFVLQPERFDVVVASNLFGDLLSDLGPACTGTIGLAGSANLNPERKFPSLFEPVHGSAPDIYGKQIANPIGMIWSGAMMLDFLGGEAGRQAHDAILAAIETVLREGPLTPDAGGKAGTSEVGKAIAAAL, from the coding sequence ATGACCACACCCGCCTTGACCACACCATTCCCTTCCCCATTCCGGATTGCCGCCATTGCCGGCGACGGCATCGGCAACGAAGTGCTGCCCGAGGGGCTGCGCGTCGTCGAAGCCGCCGCGCGCAAGTTCAACCTGCCGATCGAGGTGCGCCACTTCGAATGGGCCAACTGCGACTACTACCTGCGCCACGGCAAGATGATGCCGGACGACTGGAAGCAGCAGCTCGACGGCTTCGACGCGATCTACTTTGGCGCCGTGGGCTGGCCCGACAAGGTGCCCGACCACATCTCGCTGTGGGGCTCGCTGCTCCGGTTCCGCCGCGAGTTCGACCAGTACGTCAACCTGCGCCCGGTGCGCCTGCTGCCCGGCGTGCCGTGCCCGCTGGCAGGCAAGAAGCCCGGCGACATCGACTTCTACGTGGTCCGCGAAAACACCGAGGGCGAATACAGCCCGGTCGGCGGCCGCATGTACGAAGGCACCGCGCGCGAGATTGTGATGCAGCAGTCGATCTTCAGCCGCCACGGCACCGACCGCATCCTCAAATATGCCTTCGAGCTGGCGCAATCGCGTCCGCGCAGGAAGCTGACCTCGGCGACCAAGTCCAATGGCATCGCCGTCAGCATGCCGTGGTGGGACGAGCGCACGGCCGCAATGGGCGCGCAGTACCCCGAGGTCCAGTGGGACAGCCAGCACATCGACATCCTGTGCGCGCGCTTCGTGCTCCAGCCCGAGCGCTTCGACGTGGTGGTCGCCTCCAACCTGTTCGGCGACCTGCTGTCGGACCTCGGCCCGGCCTGCACCGGCACCATCGGCCTGGCGGGCTCGGCCAACCTGAACCCGGAGCGCAAGTTCCCGTCGCTGTTCGAACCGGTGCACGGCTCGGCGCCGGACATCTACGGCAAGCAGATCGCCAACCCGATCGGCATGATCTGGTCGGGCGCGATGATGCTGGATTTCCTGGGCGGCGAAGCCGGACGCCAGGCGCATGACGCCATCCTCGCCGCCATCGAAACGGTGCTGCGCGAAGGCCCGCTGACGCCGGACGCCGGCGGCAAGGCCGGCACCAGCGAGGTAGGCAAGGCCATCGCGGCCGCGCTCTGA
- a CDS encoding aromatic ring-hydroxylating oxygenase subunit alpha yields the protein MEKTLDTAAVKLPDGFCADDENAWTLPASFYTRDAVFEYEKEKIFANSWICVAHRSELAESNDYVTREIIGESIVVLRDREGVLRAFYNVCPHRGHQLLQGSGRAKNVITCPYHAWTFKLDGELALARNCDNVPNFDKSKSSLVPVRVEEYAGFVFINMNPDAGSVEEQLPGLEARLRAACPVIDELHLGARFVTETPANWKSIVDNYMECYHCGPAHPGFSDSVQVDRYTHTLHGNWTLQFGHAKSSEKSFKLDESIKDPSFSGFWAWPCTMFNVPPGANFMTVIYEFPASAEVTLQHYEIYFLNKELTEEQQKLVEWYRDVFRPEDLRLVESVQKGLKSRGYRGQGRIMVDRQRSGISEHGIVHFHRKVAKEYEGA from the coding sequence ATGGAGAAGACCCTGGACACTGCCGCCGTCAAGCTGCCCGACGGCTTCTGCGCCGACGACGAAAACGCCTGGACCCTGCCCGCCTCCTTCTACACCCGGGACGCGGTGTTCGAGTACGAGAAGGAAAAGATCTTCGCCAACAGCTGGATCTGCGTGGCCCACCGCAGCGAACTGGCCGAATCGAACGACTACGTGACGCGCGAGATCATCGGCGAAAGCATCGTCGTGCTGCGCGACCGCGAAGGCGTGCTGCGCGCCTTCTACAACGTCTGCCCCCACCGCGGCCACCAGCTGCTGCAAGGCAGCGGCCGTGCGAAGAACGTCATCACCTGCCCGTACCACGCCTGGACCTTCAAGCTCGACGGCGAACTGGCGCTGGCGCGCAACTGCGACAACGTGCCCAATTTCGACAAGAGCAAGTCGAGCCTGGTGCCGGTGCGGGTCGAGGAATACGCCGGCTTCGTCTTTATCAACATGAACCCGGACGCCGGCAGTGTCGAGGAACAGCTGCCCGGCCTGGAGGCGCGCCTGCGCGCCGCCTGCCCCGTCATCGACGAGCTCCACCTCGGCGCCCGCTTCGTCACCGAGACCCCAGCCAACTGGAAGTCCATCGTCGACAACTACATGGAGTGCTACCACTGCGGCCCGGCCCACCCAGGCTTCTCGGACTCGGTGCAGGTCGACCGCTATACCCACACGCTGCACGGCAACTGGACGCTGCAGTTCGGCCACGCCAAGTCGTCGGAGAAGTCCTTCAAGCTGGACGAGTCGATCAAGGACCCCAGCTTCAGCGGCTTCTGGGCCTGGCCCTGCACGATGTTCAACGTGCCGCCGGGCGCCAACTTCATGACGGTGATCTACGAGTTTCCGGCCAGCGCCGAAGTCACGCTCCAGCACTACGAGATCTACTTCCTGAACAAGGAGCTGACCGAGGAGCAGCAGAAGCTGGTCGAGTGGTACCGCGACGTGTTCCGCCCCGAAGACCTGCGCCTGGTCGAAAGCGTGCAGAAGGGCCTGAAGTCGCGCGGCTATCGCGGCCAGGGCCGGATCATGGTCGACCGCCAGCGCAGCGGCATCAGCGAGCACGGCATCGTGCATTTCCACCGCAAGGTGGCGAAGGAATACGAGGGCGCCTGA